A stretch of Castanea sativa cultivar Marrone di Chiusa Pesio chromosome 2, ASM4071231v1 DNA encodes these proteins:
- the LOC142625449 gene encoding uncharacterized protein LOC142625449 yields the protein MPRTAIKGQILADFVAEFTESETNQEDAMITVMNVGLGNLPLWEVYSDGASNRKGAGIGVMLITPEKLVLEKSLRLRFPATNNEAEYEALLAGAQMVRHLGGEVVELYCDSRLVVGQVNGEFEARDERMKKYLERVKGVLSLFKRFQVRQIPRGQNAHADSLAMLATSLGSKLPRMVMVEDLLTSSLTGISAVLVHSIRVGPN from the coding sequence ATGCCCCGGACAGCCATTAAAGGACAGATTCTTGCCGATTTCGTGGCCGAATTCACAGAAAGTGAAACTAATCAAGAAGATGCAATGATAACGGTAATGAATGTTGGGCTGGGGAACCTCCCTCTTTGGGAAGTCTATTCGGATGGGGCATCGAATCGAAAGGGAGCCGGGATTGGAGTTATGCTAATTACTCCCGAGAAGCTAGTTCTGGAAAAATCATTGAGGCTTAGGTTTCCAgccactaacaatgaggccgagtatgaagctctcTTGGCGGGCGCCCAAATGGTTAGGCATCTGGGTGGAGAAGTAGTGGAATTGTATTGTGATTCCCGGCTTGTTGTCGGACAAGTTAATGGAGAATTTGAAGCAAGAGATGAGAGAATGAAGAAGTATCTTGAACGAGTCAAAGGGGTGTTAAGTTTGTTTAAAAGGTTTCAAGTACGACAAATTCCAAGAGGACAGAACGCTCATGCCGACTCGTTGGCCATGTTAGCCACGTCTCTGGGCTCAAAGTTGCCTCGGATGGTAATGGTAGAGGATTTGTTGACTTCTAGCCTCACAGGCATCTCGGCGGTGCTAGTTCATAGCATTCGCGTGGGCCCAAACTAG
- the LOC142625450 gene encoding uncharacterized protein LOC142625450, translating into MRWFDTLVEGSLASFEELTRAFGARFITCSRIPKPLDALLSMAMREGETLKTYSDRYWEMYNEINGDVEDVAVRTFKVGLPTEHGLRKSLTMKAAVDMRQLMDRIDKYKRVEEDQMQSKGKVRVYPKKKDLRGMGFQGSRPKRDFSNRPVPAETPLVNSLFKEPIHQVLEKIRHEPYFRPPNKMSGDASARNQNLYCHYH; encoded by the coding sequence ATGCGGTGGTTTGATACTTTGGTGGAAGGTTCCTTAGCGTCCTTTGAAGaattgactagggcatttgggGCACGTTTTATAACATGTAGTAGGATCCCAAAACCTTTGGATGctctattatctatggccatgagggaaggagaaacactcaaaacctaCTCCGATCGATATTGGGAAATGTACAATGAAATTAATGGAGATGTGGAAGATGTGGCTGTGAGAACCTTTAAGGTGGGGCTGCCCACGGAGCATGGACTAAGAAAATCCTTAACAATGAAGGCTGCTGTAGATATGCGCCAGCTTATGGATcgaatagataaatataaacggGTGGAAGAAGATCAGATGCAAAGCAAGGGAAAGGTGAGGGTATATCCTAAGAAGAAAGATCTTCGAGGAATGGGGTTTCAAGGTAGTCGGCCTAAGCGAGACTTTTCAAATCGCCCAGTGCCCGCTGAAACTCCTCTGGTTAATTCGTTATTCAAGGAACCTATACATCAAGTATTGGAGAAGATTCGACATGAACCGTATTTTAGACCACCCaacaaaatgagtggagatgcatccgCTAGGAATCAAAATCTTTATTGCCATTATCATTAA